The Phyllostomus discolor isolate MPI-MPIP mPhyDis1 chromosome 4, mPhyDis1.pri.v3, whole genome shotgun sequence genome window below encodes:
- the TFEB gene encoding transcription factor EB, protein MASRIGLRMQLMREQAQQEEQRERMQQQAVMHYMQQQQQQQLAGPPTPAISTPVHFQSPPPVPGEVLKVQSYLENPTSYHLQQSRDQKVREYLSETYGNKFAAHISPAQGSPKPLPAASPGVRAGHVVSSSAGNSAPNSPMAMLHIGSNPEREFDVIDNIMCLDDVLGFINPESQMPNTLPLSSSHLNVYSGDPQVTASLVGVTSSSCPADLTQKRELTDAESRALAKERQKKDNHNLIERRRRFNINDRIKELGMLIPKANDLDVRWNKGTILKASVDYIRRMQKDLQKSRELENHSRRLEMTNKQLWLRIQELEMQARVHGLPTTSPSGMNMAELAQQVVKQELPNEEGPGEALLLGAEVPDPESLQTLPPQAPLPPPAQPPQPPQPPSPFHQLDLSHSLSFGGGGDEGPPGYPEPLGPEHSSLFPNLSKKDLDLMLLDNSLLPLASDPLFSTMSPEASKASSRRSSFSMEEGDVL, encoded by the exons ATGGCGTCACGCATCGGGCTGCGCATGCAGCTCATGCGGGAGCAGGCGCAGCAGGAGGAGCAGCGGGAGCGCATGCAGCAGCAGGCCGTCATGCACTacatgcagcagcagcagcagcagcagctggcgggGCCGCCCACCCCGGCCATCAGCACCCCTGTCCATTTCCAGTCTCCACCGCCTGTGCCTGGGGAGGTGCTGAAG gTGCAGTCCTACCTGGAGAACCCCACCTCCTACCACCTGCAGCAGTCCCGGGACCAGAAGGTGCGGGAGTACCTGTCTGAGACCTACGGAAATAAGTTCGCTGCCCACAtcagccctgcccagggctccccgAAGCCCCTGCCGGCCGCCTCCCCTGGGGTGCGGGCTGGACATGTGGTGTCCTCCTCAGCCGGCAACAGCGCACCCAACAGCCCCATGGCCATGCTGCACATTGGCTCCAATCCTGAGAGAGAG tttgaTGTCATTGACAACATTATGTGTCTGGATGATGTCCTGGGCTTCATCAATCCTGAATCTCAGATGCCCAATACG cTGCCGCTGTCCAGCAGCCACCTGAACGTGTACAGTGGTGACCCCCAGGTCACAGCCTCACTGGTGGGTGTCACCAGCAGCTCCTGCCCAGCGGACCTGACCCAGAAGCGTGAGCTTACAG ATGCGGAGAGCCGGGCGCTGGCCAAGGAGCGGCAGAAGAAGGACAATCACAACCTCA TTGAAAGGAGACGGAGGTTCAACATCAATGACCGCATCAAGGAGTTGGGAATGCTGATCCCCAAGGCCAACGACCT GGACGTGCGCTGGAACAAGGGCACCATCCTCAAGGCCTCTGTCGACTACATTCGGAGGATGCAGAAGGACCTGCAGAAGTCCCGGGAGCTCGAGAACCACTCTCGGCGCCTGGAGATGACCAACAAGCAGCTCTGGCTCCGCATCCAG gagcTGGAGATGCAGGCCCGAGTGCAcggcctccccaccacctccccatcTGGCATGAACATGGCTGAGCTGGCCCAGCAGGTGGTGAAGCAGGAGCTGCCCAACGAGGAGGGCCCCGGGGAGGCCCTGTTGTTGGGGGCCGAGGTCCCCGACCCCGAGTCGCTGCAGACTCTGCCCCCCCAGGCCCCACTGCCCCCGCCAGCCCAGCCACCCCAGCCGCCCCAGCCACCATCCCCATTCCACCAACTGGACTTAAGCCACAGCCTGAGCTTTGGGGGCGGGGGCGATGAAGGGCCCCCAGGCTACCCTGAACCTCTGGGGCCAGAGCACAGCTCCCTGTTCCCCAACCTGTCCAAGAAGGACCTGGACCTCATGCTCCTGGACAACTCACTGCTGCCGCTGGCCTCCGACCCCCTCTTCTCCACCATGTCCCCTGAGGCCTCCAAGGCCAGCAGCCGCAGGAGCAGCTTCAGCATGGAGGAGGGCGACGTGCTGTGA